In the Campylobacter showae genome, one interval contains:
- a CDS encoding type IV pilus twitching motility protein PilT, which translates to MEEIEKFNTSLEILLKTVVHNKASDLHIVSRSEPQIRIDGTLRPLELGVLSGHDIQDICYALITDVQKSELEENRELDFAIELPGVGRFRGNYYYTMNGDLAAAFRIIPTEIPSLDDLKAPNIFKEVVKREKGMILVTGPTGSGKSTTLAAMLNEINLTERKHIITIEDPVEFVHTNKKSLFSHRNIGTDTQSYARALKFALREDPDIILVGEMRDRETISTAITAAETGHLVFATLHTNSAIQTINRIIDSFEGGEQLQVRNMLSVSLTAVISQALLPKIGSGRLAVHEILINNAAIANLIRENKVHQIYSQMQLNQQMTGMTTQTQALMKAIRANQITKEMAMRYSTSQQELGGLLGM; encoded by the coding sequence ATGGAAGAAATAGAAAAATTTAACACCAGCCTTGAAATACTGCTAAAAACCGTCGTCCATAACAAAGCCAGTGACTTGCACATCGTGTCAAGAAGCGAACCGCAAATCAGAATAGACGGCACATTAAGACCTCTAGAGCTCGGAGTTTTGAGCGGACACGACATACAAGATATCTGCTATGCGCTCATAACCGACGTACAAAAAAGCGAACTGGAAGAAAACAGAGAGCTTGACTTTGCGATAGAGCTTCCCGGCGTCGGACGCTTCAGAGGCAACTACTACTACACGATGAACGGCGATTTGGCTGCCGCATTTCGTATCATCCCGACCGAGATCCCTTCGCTAGACGATCTTAAAGCGCCTAATATCTTTAAAGAAGTCGTAAAGCGCGAAAAAGGAATGATACTAGTTACCGGCCCGACGGGTAGCGGTAAATCTACTACGCTTGCGGCTATGCTAAACGAGATAAATTTGACCGAAAGAAAGCACATAATCACGATCGAAGATCCTGTGGAGTTCGTGCATACGAATAAAAAATCTCTTTTCTCTCACAGAAATATCGGTACCGATACGCAGTCTTATGCTAGAGCGCTTAAATTTGCCCTCCGTGAAGACCCAGATATCATCCTGGTGGGTGAGATGAGAGATAGGGAGACGATATCGACCGCGATCACGGCTGCAGAGACGGGACACCTCGTATTTGCGACCTTGCACACAAACTCGGCCATCCAGACCATCAACCGTATCATAGATAGCTTTGAGGGCGGCGAGCAGCTTCAAGTGCGAAATATGCTTTCCGTTTCGCTAACTGCGGTTATCTCTCAAGCCTTGCTTCCAAAGATCGGCAGCGGACGACTCGCGGTTCATGAAATTTTGATAAACAACGCCGCTATCGCAAACCTTATCCGCGAAAATAAGGTGCATCAAATTTACTCTCAAATGCAGCTAAATCAGCAAATGACCGGCATGACTACTCAAACGCAAGCTCTCATGAAGGCTATCAGAGCAAATCAGATAACTAAAGAGATGGCGATGAGATACTCTACGAGCCAGCAAGAGCTGGGCGGATTGTTGGGTATGTAA
- a CDS encoding CvpA family protein gives MDFVTLFDVVVVSLVLILGIKGVISGLIKEIFGLIGLIGGIVVASRFGARVGTLISDNIYKIEGDSVLFFAGFLATLIVFWVLCLGIGAFLSKLIGLSGLGFLDKLGGFIIGSAKIFLVFAVLIVTISNIQVLNNKIEPYFRGSKLYPILLDTGKWIMNVDVKGIASGVGNIETPFDASMQEQRPNLEINSTIKEYK, from the coding sequence ATGGATTTTGTTACATTATTTGACGTAGTCGTCGTTTCGCTTGTTTTGATACTAGGCATAAAAGGCGTAATAAGCGGACTAATAAAGGAAATTTTCGGCCTTATCGGCCTTATCGGCGGTATCGTCGTAGCTAGTAGATTCGGCGCTAGGGTCGGCACTCTAATAAGCGATAATATCTATAAGATAGAGGGCGATTCTGTTCTGTTTTTCGCCGGATTTTTGGCGACGCTTATCGTGTTTTGGGTACTTTGCCTAGGTATCGGCGCCTTTTTATCAAAGCTAATAGGACTAAGCGGACTTGGATTTTTAGATAAACTGGGCGGATTTATTATCGGAAGCGCTAAAATTTTCCTAGTTTTTGCGGTTTTGATAGTGACCATTTCAAACATTCAAGTATTAAATAATAAAATCGAGCCGTATTTTAGAGGAAGTAAACTGTATCCGATCTTGCTGGATACGGGCAAATGGATAATGAACGTGGATGTAAAAGGCATAGCAAGCGGCGTAGGAAATATCGAGACGCCGTTTGACGCCTCTATGCAGGAGCAAAGGCCAAATTTAGAGATAAATTCGACGATTAAGGAGTACAAATGA
- a CDS encoding Fur family transcriptional regulator encodes MMIENLEYDALLEKFKKILRDNGLKYTQQREVLLKTLYNNDEHFTPERLYFFIKETYPDLNVGIATVYRTLNLLEEAEMVTSISFGSQGKKFELATKPHHDHMICRRCGTIIEFEDVTIEKRQANIAKEHGFKLTGHMMQLYGVCKECNAKEAKGGK; translated from the coding sequence ATGATGATTGAGAATTTAGAATACGACGCGCTTCTTGAGAAATTTAAAAAAATTTTGAGAGATAACGGGCTAAAATACACGCAACAGCGAGAAGTTCTACTAAAGACGCTCTACAACAACGACGAGCACTTCACTCCGGAGAGACTTTATTTTTTCATTAAAGAGACCTATCCTGACTTAAACGTCGGCATCGCGACCGTTTATAGGACGCTAAATTTGCTCGAAGAAGCCGAGATGGTAACTTCTATCAGCTTTGGCTCGCAAGGTAAAAAATTCGAGCTCGCAACCAAGCCTCACCACGATCACATGATATGCCGCAGATGCGGAACTATCATCGAATTTGAAGACGTAACCATAGAAAAAAGACAAGCAAATATCGCAAAAGAGCACGGTTTTAAGCTAACCGGACACATGATGCAGCTTTACGGAGTGTGCAAAGAGTGCAATGCCAAAGAGGCAAAGGGCGGCAAGTGA
- the lysS gene encoding lysine--tRNA ligase, which produces MFENQLEIQRLETANELRDAGINPYPHFLRRDMDITKFRLKFKHIIDTEEKSAEGQLVSLAGRVKLIRDAGKAIFANIEDEDGNLQIYFSNKTLDPDWFKVVKKNIEVGDIIYVRGYAFVTRTGEFSMHVSELTLASKAISPLPEKFHGLTDIETRYRQRYLDMIMNPEVRADFKRRSVIVSTIRRFFEDKGFLEVETPMMHPIPGGANAKPFVTFHNALGVERFLRIAPELYLKRLIVGGFDAVYEMNRNFRNEGMDLTHNPEFTSIEFYWAWHTYHDLMGLTEELFNVLLDKLDMPKIIEFDGMQIDFSKPFKRISYKKALVEIGGLDEAIIGDKDKILAKLKADGFEANAKLDLGHLQAELFDNYVESKLTDPTFIIDYPISISPLSRRSDANPDIAERFELFIAGRELANGFNELNDPIDQYGRFASQIEAKNAGDDEAHEMDEDYVRALGYAMPPTAGQGIGIDRLVMLLTNKKSIRDVVLFPAMRPQKNETKEN; this is translated from the coding sequence ATATTTGAAAATCAACTGGAGATCCAGAGGCTAGAGACTGCAAACGAGCTAAGAGATGCAGGTATAAATCCATATCCGCACTTTTTGCGCCGCGATATGGATATAACTAAATTTAGGCTCAAATTTAAACACATTATAGACACCGAAGAAAAGAGCGCCGAAGGGCAGCTAGTAAGCCTCGCCGGACGCGTTAAGCTCATCAGAGATGCGGGCAAGGCGATATTTGCCAACATCGAGGACGAGGACGGCAATCTTCAAATTTACTTTAGTAATAAGACACTTGATCCCGATTGGTTTAAGGTCGTAAAGAAAAATATCGAAGTAGGCGACATCATATATGTGCGCGGATATGCTTTCGTCACGCGAACGGGCGAATTTTCTATGCACGTTAGCGAACTAACTTTAGCGTCAAAGGCCATTTCGCCGCTTCCGGAGAAATTTCACGGGCTAACGGATATCGAGACTAGATACCGCCAGAGATACCTCGATATGATAATGAATCCCGAGGTTAGGGCTGATTTTAAGCGCCGCTCGGTTATCGTTAGCACGATCCGCAGATTTTTCGAGGATAAGGGCTTTTTAGAGGTCGAGACTCCTATGATGCACCCGATCCCCGGCGGAGCTAACGCTAAGCCTTTCGTTACGTTTCACAACGCGCTTGGCGTGGAGAGATTTTTGCGCATCGCGCCCGAGCTTTATCTAAAGCGTCTCATCGTGGGCGGTTTTGACGCGGTTTACGAGATGAATAGAAATTTCCGCAACGAGGGTATGGATCTAACGCATAATCCTGAATTTACAAGCATCGAGTTTTACTGGGCGTGGCACACTTATCACGATTTGATGGGGCTAACCGAGGAGTTATTTAACGTGCTTCTCGATAAACTCGATATGCCAAAAATCATCGAATTTGACGGTATGCAGATCGATTTTAGCAAGCCGTTTAAACGCATAAGCTACAAAAAAGCGCTCGTAGAAATCGGTGGGCTAGATGAAGCAATCATTGGCGATAAGGATAAAATTTTAGCCAAGCTCAAAGCGGACGGTTTTGAGGCAAACGCTAAACTTGATTTGGGGCATTTGCAGGCCGAACTTTTCGACAACTACGTAGAGAGCAAGCTAACCGATCCGACGTTTATTATCGACTATCCGATTTCTATTAGCCCACTTTCTCGCAGAAGCGATGCAAACCCCGATATAGCCGAGAGATTTGAGCTATTTATCGCAGGACGCGAGCTAGCTAACGGCTTTAACGAGCTAAACGACCCGATCGATCAATACGGCCGTTTCGCTTCGCAGATCGAAGCCAAAAACGCCGGCGACGACGAAGCTCACGAGATGGACGAGGACTATGTGAGGGCTCTTGGCTACGCGATGCCTCCGACTGCCGGGCAGGGTATCGGCATAGATAGGCTCGTGATGCTACTGACCAATAAAAAATCCATCCGTGACGTGGTGCTTTTCCCTGCGATGAGACCGCAAAAAAACGAAACCAAGGAGAATTAA
- a CDS encoding serine hydroxymethyltransferase: MSLQSYDKEIFDLVNLELKRQCDHLEMIASENFTYPEVMEVMGSVLTNKYAEGYPGKRYYGGCEYVDQIEQLAIDRCKELFGCEFANVQPNSGSQANQGVYGALLNPGDKILGMDLSHGGHLTHGAKVSSSGKIYQSFFYGVELDGRINYDKVMEIAQIVKPKMIVCGASAYTREIEFKKFREIADAVGAILFADVAHIAGLVVAGEHQSPFPHCDVVSSTTHKTLRGPRGGIIMTNNEEYAKKINSSIFPGIQGGPLVHVIAAKAVGFKHNLSPEWKIYAKQVKANIKKLAEILVKRGFDLVSGGTDNHLVLMSFLNRDFSGKDADIALGNAGITVNKNTVPGETRSPFVTSGIRIGSPALTARGMKEAEFEIIANKIADVLSDINNAELQSRVKAELKELASKFIIYDRATY, from the coding sequence ATGAGTTTGCAAAGTTACGATAAAGAAATTTTTGATTTAGTAAATTTAGAACTAAAACGCCAATGCGACCACCTCGAGATGATTGCGAGCGAAAATTTTACCTATCCTGAAGTGATGGAGGTAATGGGCTCGGTTCTAACTAATAAATACGCGGAAGGCTATCCCGGCAAACGCTACTACGGCGGCTGCGAATACGTCGATCAGATCGAGCAGCTAGCGATCGATCGCTGCAAAGAGCTTTTTGGTTGCGAATTTGCAAACGTACAGCCAAACTCGGGCTCGCAGGCGAACCAGGGCGTTTACGGCGCGCTTTTAAATCCTGGCGATAAAATTTTAGGCATGGATCTAAGCCACGGTGGACACCTAACTCACGGCGCAAAAGTAAGCAGCTCGGGTAAAATTTATCAGAGCTTTTTCTACGGCGTAGAGCTTGACGGACGCATAAACTACGACAAAGTGATGGAAATCGCGCAAATCGTAAAGCCAAAGATGATCGTGTGCGGCGCTAGCGCATATACGCGCGAGATCGAATTTAAGAAATTCCGCGAGATCGCCGACGCCGTAGGCGCTATACTCTTTGCAGACGTAGCGCACATCGCCGGTCTAGTCGTAGCCGGCGAGCATCAGAGTCCGTTCCCGCACTGCGACGTGGTAAGCTCGACTACTCACAAGACGCTTCGCGGACCTCGCGGCGGTATCATCATGACAAATAACGAGGAGTACGCCAAAAAGATAAATTCATCCATCTTCCCGGGCATCCAGGGCGGACCGCTAGTTCACGTCATCGCGGCAAAGGCGGTAGGCTTTAAACACAACCTAAGTCCGGAGTGGAAAATTTACGCCAAGCAAGTCAAAGCAAACATCAAAAAACTAGCCGAAATTTTAGTAAAACGCGGCTTTGATCTAGTTAGCGGCGGTACCGATAACCATCTAGTTTTAATGAGCTTTTTAAATCGCGATTTTAGCGGTAAAGACGCCGATATTGCTCTTGGAAATGCGGGTATAACGGTAAATAAAAATACGGTCCCTGGCGAAACTAGAAGCCCGTTCGTTACGAGCGGTATCCGCATCGGAAGCCCGGCTCTTACGGCTCGCGGCATGAAAGAAGCGGAATTTGAGATCATTGCAAATAAAATCGCCGACGTACTAAGCGATATCAATAACGCCGAGCTTCAAAGCAGGGTAAAAGCCGAGCTAAAAGAGCTTGCGAGCAAATTTATCATCTACGATAGGGCGACTTATTGA
- a CDS encoding DUF1882 domain-containing protein — protein sequence MQSIDTALIKMNTSHYWIKRDNIVSKIEYKGRTFFNKFELINEPLSYQVTKDHDEGKITVAHSLILPGDKVENIVFDYNGRMPERFWHRAQLLFREEGFINFTAYESKTPGHLHLYVHKGHTTLNEGYQIANKLSMLLSSRLVKEWRVFPTMEMPKEFNILTLPYKVYQKERGASWSKHM from the coding sequence ATGCAGAGCATAGACACCGCGCTAATCAAAATGAACACGAGCCACTACTGGATCAAGCGCGATAATATCGTAAGCAAGATCGAGTATAAGGGTCGGACATTTTTTAATAAATTCGAGCTCATAAACGAGCCTCTAAGCTATCAGGTGACAAAAGATCACGACGAGGGCAAGATTACCGTCGCGCACTCGCTGATACTGCCGGGCGACAAGGTCGAAAATATCGTCTTTGACTACAACGGCAGGATGCCTGAGCGCTTTTGGCACCGAGCTCAGCTTTTGTTCCGCGAGGAGGGGTTTATAAATTTTACCGCCTACGAGAGCAAGACGCCGGGACACTTGCACCTTTACGTGCACAAGGGCCACACGACGCTAAACGAGGGCTATCAGATCGCAAATAAGCTATCTATGCTGCTTAGTTCGCGTTTGGTTAAAGAGTGGAGAGTGTTTCCGACGATGGAAATGCCGAAAGAATTTAACATCTTGACGTTGCCGTATAAGGTCTATCAAAAAGAGCGCGGCGCAAGCTGGTCAAAACATATGTAA
- a CDS encoding ABC transporter ATP-binding protein, producing MEYNELRDIMLDNNEDKKSKNVKRILILVAVFVIIFLAVLIVMKFLNSPETNDQVAQTDSRLVLPPEPDNTRSIPQQVSVPATPPSEPAPQVAQTNVPPVAPPPPSEPQAQQPNPAFEQVPIVPENKGQDSFEDMVKALKEKEDKRQQDTGAAAPAPTEPSTIQGALKQNDTPNAQPGEPKAEPKQHVNVVKQKEPKQEKAAKQPKNDAAKEKQAKQKPAKQAPAASGGEAHSGSYIQVFAVKHFNEKAPELGKLKAAGYAYKLYRTNVNGSEIIKVLVGPYSGEQLKSELAKIKQSAAPNAFIVNIK from the coding sequence ATGGAGTATAACGAGCTAAGAGACATCATGCTTGATAACAACGAGGATAAAAAGAGCAAAAACGTTAAGAGGATCCTCATCCTCGTCGCCGTTTTCGTCATTATCTTTTTAGCTGTTCTCATCGTGATGAAATTTTTAAATTCGCCGGAGACTAACGATCAAGTCGCGCAAACCGACTCTAGGCTGGTTTTACCGCCTGAGCCAGACAATACGCGAAGCATCCCGCAGCAAGTGAGCGTACCTGCCACTCCGCCTAGCGAGCCTGCACCGCAAGTAGCGCAAACTAACGTCCCTCCAGTCGCTCCGCCTCCTCCGTCCGAGCCTCAGGCGCAGCAGCCAAATCCTGCTTTTGAGCAGGTGCCTATAGTGCCTGAAAACAAAGGTCAAGATAGCTTTGAAGATATGGTAAAAGCGCTCAAGGAAAAAGAGGATAAAAGACAGCAAGATACAGGCGCGGCAGCTCCTGCGCCGACCGAGCCTTCTACTATACAGGGCGCTTTAAAGCAAAATGATACGCCAAACGCTCAGCCAGGCGAACCAAAAGCCGAGCCTAAGCAGCACGTAAACGTAGTAAAGCAAAAAGAGCCTAAACAAGAAAAAGCTGCAAAACAGCCTAAAAACGATGCCGCTAAAGAAAAACAAGCAAAACAAAAGCCGGCTAAACAAGCTCCTGCAGCTAGCGGCGGCGAGGCTCACAGCGGTAGCTACATACAGGTTTTTGCGGTCAAGCACTTTAATGAAAAAGCGCCGGAGCTTGGCAAGCTAAAAGCCGCAGGATACGCGTATAAGCTATATAGGACGAACGTAAACGGTAGCGAGATTATCAAAGTGCTAGTCGGTCCTTATAGCGGCGAGCAGCTAAAAAGCGAGCTTGCTAAAATCAAGCAAAGCGCGGCTCCAAACGCCTTTATCGTAAATATAAAATGA